The proteins below come from a single Lodderomyces elongisporus chromosome 3, complete sequence genomic window:
- the PTC6 gene encoding Protein phosphatase 2C 6 (BUSCO:EOG09261KRX), giving the protein MSSRFLSRPHSVYKHGLFSNHRHLSDSVVFTAVDRSPNLPLATTQPLKQGKLRVPLLKSPSHLGHFTSRVNRPYNEDKYSAKVLNINGQEIINFNIFDGHGGDECSTFLAENLSASVEAYVNGKSDIGEGKEELVKKYAKNVGGYWKRWYKHREKAFTAWNKNKINLKHFEKELEKVDLNLRIPLSYLALDYDFCSSTPKSGSTCTSAFLQTIYTNQTSQFQPFYENFYFNRKTISLLTIAHIGDTRAILVDKNGLANGLTADHHPSDPEESQRLRRYAANFFMADSFGEERFIALANTRAFGDVDYKEVGVTAEPDFAQFVIGDSHEINTHLTDEEIKKYTVGGLGGDECFLILCSDGVTNVLTDQEIADIVMTTYRMSGHSKASPQKCANEVVKFVEYVGGDDNATVLVVRLNGWGQWPNIDRTGELRQSRLDYNPRRGSG; this is encoded by the coding sequence atGTCAAGTAGGTTTCTTAGTCGGCCTCACAGTGTGTACAAGCATGGACTATTTTCGAATCACAGACATCTATCCGATTCTGTTGTGTTTACTGCAGTAGATAGGTCTCCAAATTTACCACTTGCAACTACACAACCTTTGAAGCAAGGAAAGCTCCGGGTTCCTCTCCTCAAATCGCCGTCGCATTTGGGCCACTTCACTAGTCGAGTCAATCGCCCTTACAATGAGGACAAGTACAGTGCCAAGGTTCTCAACATCAATGGTCAAGAGATTATCAACTTTAACATCTTTGATGGACATGGGGGAGATGAGTGCAGTACTTTTCTTGCTGAGAATTTGTCGGCAAGTGTTGAAGCTTATGTAAATGGAAAAAGCGATATAGGTGAAGGCAAAGAAGAATTGGTAAAGAAATATGCAAAGAATGTTGGAGGGTACTGGAAACGATGGTACAAGCATCGTGAGAAGGCATTCACAGCCTGGAATAAGAACAAAATTAACCTCAAGcactttgaaaaagaactaGAAAAAGTGGATTTGAATCTTCGAATACCATTGAGTTATCTCGCGCTTGACTATGACTTTTGTTCGAGCACGCCAAAGTCGGGATCTACATGTACATCAGCATTCTTGCAGactatatatacaaatcaAACCCTGCAATTTCAACCATTTTACGAaaacttttatttcaaCAGGAAAACCATTTCCTTATTGACCATAGCACATATTGGAGACACGCGTGCCATTCTCGTGGACAAAAACGGACTTGCCAATGGTCTCACTGCAGACCACCATCCTCTGGACCCCGAGGAATCTCAACGTTTGCGTAGATATGCAGCCAATTTCTTTATGGCAGACTCTTTTGGGGAAGAGCGGTTTATTGCATTGGCCAATACTCGTGCATTTGGCGACGTTGATTATAAGGAGGTTGGTGTGACAGCAGAGCCGGACTTTGCCCAGTTTGTTATTGGTGACTCGCATGAAATCAATACGCACCTCACGGATGAGGAAATCAAAAAGTATACCGTTGGTGGATTGGGAGGCGATGAGTGCTTCTTGATATTGTGCAGCGATGGGGTTACCAATGTGCTCACTGACCAGGAGATTGCAGACATTGTCATGACTACCTATAGAATGAGCGGACACTCGAAAGCATCCCCACAGAAATGTGCAAACGAAGTAGTCAAGTTTGTTGAATATGTTGGAGGTGATGACAATGCAACAGTTTTGGTAGTAAGGTTGAATGGATGGGGGCAATGGCCTAATATAGACAGAACTGGGGAGTTGAGACAAAGCAGGTTGGATTACAACCCAAGACGAGGCAGCGGGTAG
- the RSM19 gene encoding mitochondrial ribosomal small subunit component: MHPTVRSLGRSVWKGPHIVPLPIAKAVKHNIPIRTKARSCTIIPQFVGLKFEIHNGKDYVEVEIRDDMVGCRLGEFAPTRKRFVYKYSKN; encoded by the coding sequence ATGCACCCAACTGTAAGAAGTCTAGGAAGGTCTGTGTGGAAGGGACCACACATTGTGCCTCTTCCCATTGCGAAAGCCGTCAAACACAATATCCCAATCAGGACAAAAGCACGAAGCTGTACCATCATCCCACAATTTGTTGGATTGAAATTTGAGATTCATAATGGTAAGGACTACGTCGAAGTGGAGATAAGAGACGATATGGTTGGTTGTAGGTTAGGAGAGTTTGCACCCACGAGAAAGAGATTCGTTTACAAGTACTCCAAGAATTAA
- the DBP6 gene encoding ATP-dependent RNA helicase dbp6 (BUSCO:EOG09261EM7), with protein sequence MFGVRYDPEESSSTPTLYHNGRFSPNLKKRKRRVQDHDVDDDDVVVFDNDKDEEEMNKEKKEEEEEEEEEEEETDNKSESGSESESGSESESESESESESDVDGKHMKEELEDKDDAMEVDTIIEDNEYSGKHKSIFDKFKSSVTRTVNDDVVHSSRDEEEDFQKQSGNREEEKGEGEEEEVVETQDLAPLPQPQLPRDRKLNSSTQHSANLDWLTTPEYIAIADTKPFSEFPLSPFMHENLESLGFENAFAVQVGVLSKLLPEIQANKLRPDAFGDVLVNASTGSGKTLAYSIPIIESLKDRVVPRVRAIVLVPTKPLINQVRATMLQLASGTNLNIVSLKNDISIREESERLIESVPDVVISTPGRLVEHLAMDSISLSSLRYLVVDEADRLLNQSFQNWSQILISKIHSQQVYDVANVWSLKVQKFIFSATLTTDAGKLASLDFHNPRLLIVNDSQRLVNELFSVPAMLSEYKLNFGVAKSSLKPLILAKFLIAQEKLSDVLVFTKSNESSIRLCTLLQAIFDRICSQEKVKVGFMNSTNNRTSLRSKILKDFTSQKINILVATDLIARGLDVTSIKDVVNYDLSNSSREYVHRVGRTARANQAGNAYNLVFGKGEEKWFKTISSEVSRNNDVKDVEVNLKQLISDEDEKLYQEALQSLQDQVRK encoded by the coding sequence ATGTTTGGCGTGCGTTATGATCCAGAGGAGAGTCTGCTGACTCCGACTTTATATCACAATGGTAGGTTTCTGCCGAACTTGAAGAAACGAAAGCGCAGAGTTCAGGAccatgatgttgatgatgatgatgttgttgtttttgataatgacaaggatgaagaagaaatgaacaaggagaagaaagaggaggaagaggaagaggaggaagaggaggaggaaacTGATAATAAAAGTGAAAGTGGaagtgaaagtgaaagtggaagtgaaagtgaaagtgaaagtgaaagtgaaagtgaaagtgaTGTTGATGGAAAACACATGAAAGAAGAGCTCGAAGACAAGGATGATGCAATGGAGGTGGATACGATAATCGAAGACAACGAGTACAGCGGTAAACACAAATCCATATTTGACAAGTTCAAACTGTCAGTAACAAGGACTGTCAATGATGACGTGGTTCATTCAAGCAgagacgaagaagaagattttCAGAAACAGAGTGGTAatagagaagaagagaaaggagaaggagaagaagaagaggttGTGGAAACACAAGACTTGGCGCCATTGCCGCAACCTCAGTTACCACGGGACAGGAAACTAAACTCAAGCACCCAGCATTCTGCAAATCTTGATTGGTTGACAACACCGGAATATATCGCCATTGCTGATACAAAACCTTTCTCCGAGTTTCCTCTTTCGCCATTCATGCATGAAAACCTAGAGTCTTTAGGATTTGAGAACGCTTTTGCCGTCCAGGTTGGTGTATTGAGCAAATTGTTGCCCGAAATTCAAGCCAACAAGTTGAGACCTGATGCATTTGGTGATGTGTTGGTGAACGCCTCAACAGGTTCAGGTAAAACTTTAGCGTATTCCATTCCCATAATCGAGAGTCTCAAGGACAGGGTGGTGCCGCGCGTTAGAGCCATAGTTCTTGTACCAACCAAGCCATTGATCAATCAGGTTAGAGCAACAATGTTACAGTTGGCACTGGGGACTAATTTGAACATAGTCAGTTTAAAAAACGATATATCAATACGTGAAGAGAGCGAGCGGTTGATAGAGCTGGTTCCGGATGTTGTTATCAGCACTCCTGGAAGGTTGGTTGAGCATTTGGCGATGGATTCGATATCTCTTTCGAGCTTGAGATACTTAGTTGTGGATGAAGCCGATAGGTTACTTAACCAATCTTTCCAGAACTGGTCGCAAATTTTAATTAGCAAGATTCATCTGCAACAAGTTTACGATGTTGCCAACGTGTGGAGCTTGAAAGTACAAAAGTTCATATTCTCGGCAACGCTCACAACAGATGCAGGAAAATTAGCTAGTTTGGATTTTCACAACCCTCGACTCTTGATTGTGAATGACTCTCAAAGGCTTGTTAATGAGCTCTTTTCAGTGCCGGCAATGCTATCCGAATATAAGCTCAATTTTGGAGTTGCCAAGAGTTCTCTTAAGCCACTTATACTTGCAAAGTTTTTAATTGCTCAGGAAAAGCTATCGGATGTGTTGGTGTTTACAAAGTCCAACGAGTCCTCCATCAGATTGTGTACCCTCTTGCAAGCCATTTTTGACCGCATATGTCTGCAAGAAAAAGTGAAGGTTGGTTTCATGAACCTGACCAACAATCGTACCTCACTACGCTCAAAAATCTTGAAGGACTTTACTTCtcaaaaaatcaacatcTTGGTGGCGACTGACTTGATTGCAAGAGGTCTAGATGTGACATCAATCAAGGATGTTGTCAATTACGACTTGCTGAACTCGTCAAGAGAATATGTGCATAGAGTTGGAAGAACGGCAAGAGCAAATCAAGCAGGTAATGCGTACAATTTGGTCTTTGGTAAGGGTGAAGAAAAATGGTTCAAGACCATTTCCAGTGAAGTGAGCAGGAACAATGATGTCAAGGATGTAGAGGTTAATTTGAAGCAACTCATATCTGATGAAGACGAAAAGTTATATCAAGAAGCGTTACAAAGTTTGCAAGACCAAGTACGAAAGTAG
- the rhp26 gene encoding DNA repair protein rhp26 yields MSTDVPLEGVQVFDQIDLEKDITNRANKLLIIKDVEQDEKRLEKATKDLNTTIKHMNQLTSRLSHSRTKISEKGYLKEQIKWLEENEFSPRQKDLEEIKARLESNKNALSESHQQQEQTQESRNSDGKSVVDGGGRMPDETEREYLIRIGKITAFGNENTFESVDDGNEKQQSHVFLRKPGFDNDIEKLDFGVSSNVGVSESENEDIKKEVVVNEEKGERGQKSKDEDDLDYLQDDEEEEEEEEEEIIEEENEEKELRNIDDGNEARYQKRLAEWVKKRSSLRRSGEHSDVDSSEPEWRKPHPSIADAKLNDTFKLPGDIYPSLFDYQKTCVQWLWELYSQKTGGIIGDEMGLGKTIQIISFIAGLHYSGLLEKPVLVVVPATVLNQWVNEFHRWWPPLRCVILHSIGSGMSKDKKISEEKLEEFMEDWDPKTSKSSLKGIKSQINAREILDKVQEKGHVLVTTYVGLRMYSKYILPRQWGYCILDEGHKIRNPDSDISLTCKQIKTVNRVILSGTPIQNNLTELWSLFDFVFPGRLGTLPVFEQQFSVPIKIGGYANSNNLQVKTAYKCAVVLRDLISPYLLRRLKKDVAQDLPKKNEMVLFVRLTKEQQELYEKFLDSEEMDSIVKGKRNVLVGVDTLRKICNHPDLIYREALMHRANYGDPSKSGKMQVLKNLLQLWQSEDHKTLLFCQTRQMLDILEKFVANLHLLGDESKKFNYLRMDGNTPISRRQQLVDTFNNSPDLHVFLLTTKVGGLGVNLTGADRVIIYDPDWNPSTDIQARERAWRLGQKKDITIYRLMTTGSIEEKIYHRQIFKTFLQNKIHKDPKQRRLFKNSDLHDLFSLGDQTEQGTETGDMFNAATEEKYGGSKIRKSTSLVKKKYKNDDDFYQVAKITGVSKLDKFADGEDEDQANNKGHSVTGGGRRSARALRDNDNGSNNNNNDDDDDSRFIKGIFSQSGVHSTIKHDDIVNSNDHEVSIVEQEANKYASQAVAALKESRQNARKTKIGTPTWTGRFGSAGKLQGSPFGGVKKRKINGRQSSASATPPQPQPQPPPSSSSSATILENLRKVNGLKQKGHNDKESLNRQKMVEKLITYLGNQEEHFSTSNAIIKGNNLKLVSDDDMILIRSMLREIADWDGVKKGWKLKEQFVNV; encoded by the coding sequence atgtCTACTGATGTACCTCTTGAAGGTGTTCAGGTATTTGATCAAATAGACTTGGAAAAGGATATCACAAATAGAGCAAACAAGCTATTGATAATAAAAGATGTGGAGCAAGATGAGAAGAGGTTGGAAAAAGCAACCAAAGACTTGAATACTACCATCAAACATATGAACCAACTAACCTCACGGCTATCGCATTCACGAACAAAGATTAGTGAGAAAGGGTATCTCAAGGAGCAGATCAAATGGCTTGAGGAGAATGAGTTTAGTCCAAGACAAAAGGATCTTGAGGAGATTAAAGCGCGTTTGGAACTGAATAAAAACGCGTTGAGTGAGctgcatcagcaacagGAGCAAACACAAGAACTGCGAAATCTGGATGGCAAATCTGTTGTAGATGGAGGCGGTCGTATGCCAGATGAGACGGAGCGCGAATACCTTATCAGGATTGGAAAGATTACAGCATTTGGTAACGAAAACACGTTTGAGCTGGTGGATGATGGCAATGAGAAGCAACAAAGTCACGTCTTTTTAAGAAAGCCAGGATTCGACaatgatattgaaaaactAGACTTTGGGGTTTCTAGTAACGTTGGTGTCAGCGAAAGCGAAAATGAGGATATCAAGAAAGAAGTGGTGgttaatgaagaaaaaggagaaagaggaCAAAAGTCAAAGGATGAGGATGACTTAGATTACCTtcaagatgatgaagaagaagaagaagaagaagaagaagaaataattGAGGAAgagaatgaagaaaaggaacTAAGAAATATTGATGATGGAAATGAGGCTCGATATCAGAAACGGCTAGCGGAGTGGGTAAAAAAACGGTCGAGCTTGCGAAGGTCTGGTGAGCATTCCGATGTGGATTCCAGTGAGCCTGAATGGCGGAAACCACATCCTTCAATCGCTGATGCAAAATTAAACGACACATTTAAACTCCCAGGAGATATATATCCTTCATTGTTTGACTACCAAAAGACCTGCGTCCAGTGGTTGTGGGAGTTGTATCTGCAGAAAACTGGTGGAATCATCGGTGATGAGATGGGACTCGGAAAGACCATCCAGATAATCTCATTTATAGCTGGGTTGCATTACTCGGGCTTATTGGAAAAGCCtgtgcttgttgttgtacCAGCTACTGTTTTAAATCAATGGGTGAATGAGTTTCATCGTTGGTGGCCACCGTTGAGGTGTGTGATTTTACACAGTATCGGGTCGGGAATGTCCAAAGATAAGAAGATTAGCGAAGAGAAATTAGAGGAGTTTATGGAGGATTGGGATCCCAaaacatcaaaatcatcattaAAAGGGATTAAATCACAGATTAACGCAAGGGAGATTTTAGATAAAGTACAGGAAAAGGGACACGTCCTAGTCACAACTTATGTTGGGTTACGAATGTACTCAAAGTACATATTGCCTAGACAATGGGGATATTGCATACTTGACGAGGGTCACAAGATCAGAAACCCTGATTCAGATATTTCATTGACATGTAAACAAATCAAGACAGTCAATCGAGTCATTTTGTCGGGTACCCCAATACAAAATAACCTAACAGAGCTTTGGTCATTGTTtgactttgtttttcctggTCGACTAGGTACTTTGCCCGTGTTTGAGCAGCAATTCTCGGTACCCATCAAGATTGGTGGGTATGCAAACTCAAACAATTTGCAGGTTAAAACGGCGTACAAATGTGCGGTTGTGTTGAGAGACTTGATATCGCCATACTTGTTGAGACGACTCAAAAAAGACGTGGCGCAGGATTTGCCTAAAAAGAATGAGatggtgttgtttgtgAGATTGACAAAAGAACAGCAAGAGCTTTATGAAAAATTTCTTGATAGCGAAGAGATGGACTCTATAGTGAAGGGAAAGAGGAACGTATTGGTAGGGGTAGACACGTTGCGAAAGATTTGCAATCACCCGGATTTAATTTATCGTGAAGCTTTAATGCACAGAGCAAACTATGGAGATCCATCAAAGTCTGGTAAGATGCAAGTGTTGAAAAACCTTTTGCAGTTGTGGCAGAGCGAAGATCACAAGACATTACTATTTTGTCAAACAAGACAGATGTTGGacattttggaaaagtttGTTGCCAACTTGCACCTTTTGGGTGATGAATCCAAGAAGTTCAATTACTTACGAATGGATGGCAACACACCAATCTCGAGGCGACAGCAGTTGGTGGATACTTTTAATAATTCCCCTGACTTGCATGTCTTTTTGTTGACCACAAAAGTGGGTGGATTAGGTGTCAATCTTACTGGTGCTGATCGAGTGATTATTTATGACCCAGATTGGAACCCATCAACGGATATCCAGGCTAGAGAAAGAGCGTGGCGATTGGGCCagaaaaaagatataaCAATCTACCGATTAATGACAACCGGTTCCATTGAGGAGAAGATCTATCATCGACAAATCTTCAAGACTTTTTTGCAGAATAAAATCCATAAGGATCCAAAACAACGACGACTTTTTAAGAACAGCGATTTGCAcgatttgttttctttgggTGATCAAACGGAGCAAGGTACTGAAACCGGTGATATGTTTAATGCAGCAACTGAGGAAAAGTATGGTGGATCCAAGATTCGGAAATCAACATCTTtagtgaagaagaaatataaaaacGATGACGATTTTTAtcaagttgcaaaaatcACTGGAGTATCCAAACTTGACAAATTTGCTGACGGTGAAGATGAGGATCAAGCGAACAACAAGGGCCATAGTGTTACTGGTGGAGGTAGACGCAGTGCTCGTGCTCTTCgtgataatgataatggtagtaataataataataatgatgatgatgatgacagCAGGTTTATTAAAGGAATCTTTTCACAAAGTGGGGTTCATAGTACCATTAAGCACGATGATATAGTGAACTCCAACGACCACGAAGTTAGTATTGTTGAACAAGAAGCAAACAAGTATGCAAGCCAAGCTGTAGCAGCTTTGAAGGAGTCTAGACAAAATGCTagaaagacaaagattGGTACACCAACATGGACAGGACGATTTGGTAGTGCTGGAAAATTGCAGGGATCGCCCTTTGGCGGtgtaaagaaaaggaaaatcaACGGTCGGCAGTCGTCAGCATcggcaacaccaccacaaccacaaccacaaccaccaccatcatcatcatcatcagccACTATTCTTGAAAACTTGAGAAAAGTGAATGGTTTAAAGCAGAAAGGTCATAACGATAAGGAAAGTTTGAATCGACAGAAGATGGTGGAGAAGTTAATCACTTATTTGGGGAACCAAGAAGAACATTTTAGCACGTCAAATGCAATTATCAAAGGCAACAATCTCAAGTTGGTTTCAGATGACGATATGATTTTGATCAGATCGATGTTGAGGGAAATCGCTGATTGGGATGGTGTGAAAAAAGGTTGGAAGTTGAAAGAACAGTTTGTAAATGTATAA
- the AIM32 gene encoding Altered inheritance of mitochondria protein 32, which yields MFQAIRRFGIRPRNNSPIQWSLTDHVPSPAFDTGCTYCQPSSFPSDKQIDYERPLNKSSAIPIKHVMVLTTKDNKMDQFESRIEDWKGTLANEIQKLKTSNKKLHLAEGTSISSIVLQSHNLVLREFGVNADNANEQLVFIYPEMKAVKFDIAHTDQFRKKYISSKRRQPVYNPFVKVTENDEIGNEEDDGVIVESKNFKEYKVEKDLIVTCGHTKRDIRCGELGPLITAEFDKVLTKEKVRDQFYVGQITHIGGHAFAGNVLYYPKECESSRDFIWYGRVFPKDVQGLVEETVNGKRVIKGLFRGDLNHFVKK from the coding sequence ATGTTTCAAGCAATTAGAAGGTTTGGTATTAGACCCAGAAACAATTCACCAATCCAATGGAGTCTCACTGACCACGTTCCATCTCCTGCTTTTGATACCGGGTGCACATACTGCCAGCCTCTGTCGTTTCCATCAGACAAGCAAATTGATTATGAACGACCGTTGAACAAGAGCTCTGCAATTCCAATAAAGCATGTTATGGTTCTCACTACAAAAGACAACAAGATGGACCAGTTTGAGTCACGAATCGAGGATTGGAAGGGGACATTGGCGAATGAGAtccaaaaattgaaaacatcCAACAAGAAACTTCACCTAGCTGAAGGTACATCAATCTCTAGTATAGTTCTTCAGAGCCACAATTTGGTGTTACGAGAGTTTGGAGTCAATGCAGATAATGCAAATGAGCAGTTGGTGTTTATATACCCTGAGATGAAGGCCGTAAAGTTTGATATTGCCCATACCGATCAGTttagaaagaaatatattTCACTGAAAAGACGACAACCAGTGTATAATCCATTTGTTAAAGTAACGGAGAATGATGAAATTGgtaatgaagaagatgacgGAGTTATTGTTGAgtcaaaaaattttaaagaGTATAAAGTAGAAAAGGATTTGATTGTTACTTGTGGTCACACAAAACGAGATATAAGATGTGGTGAGCTTGGACCTTTGATTACAGCGGAGTTTGATAAAGTTttgacaaaagaaaaggttaGAGATCAGTTTTACGTAGGTCAAATAACCCATATCGGTGGACATGCGTTTGCTGGGAATGTCTTGTATTACCCTAAGGAGTGTGAAAGTTCCCGGGATTTTATATGGTACGGCCGTGTATTTCCTAAAGATGTGCAGGGTCTAGTTGAAGAAACCGTGAATGGTAAAAGAGTGATTAAAGGGTTATTTCGTGGAGATTTAAACcattttgtaaaaaaatag